In Salinirussus salinus, the following proteins share a genomic window:
- a CDS encoding polyprenyl synthetase family protein gives MEYLEQRRERVEERLEEVVDAVEPTELQAQLRHVALSGGKRVRPMVTLLVCEALSGDEETALDYAVGVELVHNASLVVDDVIDDSDLRRGSAAAWREFGYGPAIIASDGLLGEAFELFSTDERAMQAVAESMVNLGEGEASELVDRPSDEREYMQLARRKTGALFRAAAELGAVAADADAYTVEAVGQYAERVGVAFQMRDDVLDATADADQLGKPTGHDAAMERPSLVEVTDLTPEEATDRAREESEAALAALDSVDMPDSEAQTYLRDLAEFVVVRER, from the coding sequence ATGGAGTATCTGGAGCAGCGTCGCGAGCGCGTCGAAGAGCGACTGGAGGAGGTCGTCGACGCTGTCGAGCCGACGGAACTCCAGGCACAGCTCCGCCACGTCGCGCTCTCGGGCGGCAAGCGGGTCCGCCCGATGGTCACTCTGCTGGTCTGCGAGGCGCTTTCCGGCGACGAAGAGACCGCACTCGACTACGCCGTCGGCGTCGAGCTCGTCCACAACGCCTCGCTGGTGGTCGACGACGTCATCGACGACTCCGACCTCCGGCGGGGCTCGGCCGCTGCCTGGCGGGAGTTCGGTTACGGCCCCGCAATCATCGCCTCCGACGGGCTGCTCGGCGAGGCCTTCGAGCTGTTCTCGACGGACGAACGCGCCATGCAGGCGGTCGCGGAGTCGATGGTCAACCTCGGCGAGGGCGAGGCCAGCGAACTCGTCGACCGCCCAAGCGACGAACGCGAGTACATGCAGCTGGCCCGCCGGAAGACGGGGGCGCTCTTCCGTGCGGCCGCCGAGCTCGGCGCGGTCGCGGCCGACGCCGACGCCTACACGGTCGAGGCCGTCGGTCAGTACGCCGAGCGGGTCGGGGTCGCCTTCCAGATGCGCGACGACGTGCTCGACGCCACCGCGGACGCCGACCAGCTGGGCAAGCCGACCGGCCACGACGCCGCCATGGAGCGCCCCTCGCTGGTGGAGGTGACCGACCTCACCCCCGAGGAGGCCACCGACCGCGCCCGCGAGGAGAGCGAGGCCGCCCTCGCCGCACTGGACTCCGTGGACATGCCAGATTCGGAGGCACAGACCTACCTCCGGGACCTGGCGGAGTTCGTCGTCGTCCGCGAGCGGTAG